A genomic region of Catalinimonas niigatensis contains the following coding sequences:
- a CDS encoding DUF5606 family protein, with amino-acid sequence MDLKDIASISGKGGLFHIVKPTRSGVIVESLDEQKKKLVVGANHRVSVLKEVSIYTTDAEGSVPLEEVFKKIHEEFGDDPGVDTSDAEELKAFTKHIIPEYDEERVYPSDMKKLVSWYSILLKNAPEVFEKKEETTETEEKSEESKEEKE; translated from the coding sequence ATGGATTTGAAAGATATTGCGTCAATTTCAGGAAAAGGAGGATTATTTCATATTGTAAAACCTACCCGTAGTGGAGTGATCGTAGAGTCGCTGGATGAGCAGAAGAAAAAGCTGGTGGTTGGTGCAAACCATAGAGTTTCTGTACTGAAAGAAGTATCAATTTATACTACAGATGCAGAAGGCTCCGTACCTTTGGAAGAAGTATTTAAGAAAATACATGAAGAGTTTGGGGATGACCCCGGCGTAGATACTTCGGATGCTGAAGAGCTAAAAGCTTTTACCAAGCATATCATTCCTGAATATGATGAAGAGCGGGTTTATCCCTCTGATATGAAAAAGCTGGTCAGCTGGTATAGTATTCTGCTAAAAAATGCCCCCGAAGTGTTTGAGAAGAAAGAAGAAACCACTGAAACTGAGGAGAAATCTGAAGAGAGTAAAGAAGAAAAAGAATAA
- the murQ gene encoding N-acetylmuramic acid 6-phosphate etherase: protein MSTTESSSLYQDLEKMPTGELLKGINNEDKKVAYAVEKVIPQIEKLVDGIVERMKKGGRLFYIGAGTSGRLGVVDASECPPTYGVPHDWVIGIMAGGDAAIRKSVEHAEDDPEQAWKDLQTYDINEKDTLIGIAASGRTPYVIGGVKDARAKGILTGCITCNLESALAEAAEIPIEVVVGPEFVTGSTRMKSGTAQKLVLNMISTTTMIGLGKVKGNRMVDMQLSNNKLVDRGTRMLMEELKVDREKAEALLRKHGSVRQALAAEKHDF from the coding sequence ATGAGTACGACAGAATCCTCATCCCTATACCAGGACCTAGAAAAAATGCCTACCGGCGAGCTGTTGAAAGGCATAAACAATGAAGACAAGAAAGTAGCCTATGCGGTGGAAAAAGTAATTCCACAGATAGAAAAGCTGGTAGACGGTATTGTGGAAAGAATGAAAAAAGGAGGCAGACTCTTTTATATAGGTGCCGGAACGAGTGGCCGCCTGGGCGTCGTGGATGCTTCTGAGTGTCCGCCTACCTATGGCGTGCCCCATGATTGGGTCATTGGGATTATGGCTGGAGGTGATGCTGCTATTCGCAAATCAGTGGAGCACGCTGAAGATGATCCGGAGCAGGCATGGAAAGACCTTCAAACCTACGATATCAATGAAAAAGACACGCTGATAGGCATCGCTGCTTCTGGTCGTACCCCTTATGTCATTGGTGGCGTAAAAGATGCAAGAGCAAAAGGCATACTTACCGGATGTATTACCTGCAACCTGGAATCTGCACTGGCTGAAGCCGCTGAAATTCCGATAGAAGTGGTCGTAGGACCGGAGTTTGTCACTGGTAGTACCCGAATGAAGTCAGGAACGGCTCAAAAACTGGTGCTTAATATGATTTCAACCACAACCATGATCGGTTTGGGGAAAGTAAAAGGGAATCGTATGGTAGATATGCAATTGAGCAATAATAAACTGGTAGACCGGGGAACAAGAATGCTCATGGAAGAGTTGAAAGTGGACAGGGAAAAAGCCGAAGCTTTGCTCAGAAAACACGGATCAGTTCGCCAGGCCCTGGCAGCTGAGAAGCACGATTTTTAG
- a CDS encoding lipopolysaccharide biosynthesis protein, with the protein MNPLKKLAGQTALYGGSTILGRLLSYALVPLHTAVFEDTAQYGAVTELYAYVAFLNIIYTYGMETAFFRFISRHKGDEVSMQKVYSSAVTAILSTSFLFSGIIISFSGGIADLIGYPESGHIIIWLALIIFTDAVVAVPYAKLRQENRPLMFAITKVSSIVLTVALNLFFLLLLPKIHTYSPILEAMYYPDMGVGYVFLANLIGNAVIPFFLWRTLSEVRLHIDWQVFRQMLVYGYPILIMGLGGMVNENIDKILLEELLPLNFYSDMTPKEALGVYGACFKISVLMTLAIQAFRYAGEPFFFSQAENKEAPELFAKVMHYFTLLSILILLGVSVNLELIGFIFLRSPGYLDALFVVPFLLFAKLLFGVYNNLTIWFKLTDKTKYGTYFSVLGAIITLAGNIILIPYIGYLGCAVASIACYLIMCIVCYIYGQKYYPIPYNFKPSLMYTFVALMIVYGSFQVDLASPLLENSLNITVVLLFMAVAYLIERKRLT; encoded by the coding sequence ATGAATCCACTCAAAAAACTGGCTGGCCAGACTGCCCTCTATGGTGGAAGCACTATATTGGGGAGGTTGCTCAGCTATGCTCTTGTACCCCTGCATACTGCTGTCTTTGAAGATACTGCACAGTATGGTGCTGTGACAGAGCTATATGCGTACGTAGCCTTTCTCAATATCATTTATACTTATGGTATGGAAACGGCTTTCTTCCGCTTTATCTCTCGCCATAAAGGGGATGAAGTAAGTATGCAGAAAGTTTACAGTTCGGCAGTCACCGCAATTCTATCCACCAGCTTTCTGTTTTCCGGAATTATTATTAGTTTTTCAGGAGGCATTGCAGACTTAATCGGCTATCCGGAAAGTGGCCATATCATTATCTGGTTGGCTCTGATCATATTTACCGATGCAGTAGTTGCAGTACCTTACGCCAAGCTTAGGCAGGAGAACCGGCCATTGATGTTTGCTATTACCAAGGTATCCAGCATCGTGCTAACAGTAGCACTCAACTTATTTTTCCTGCTGCTTCTACCCAAAATACATACCTATTCTCCTATCCTGGAAGCGATGTATTATCCGGACATGGGTGTAGGCTATGTGTTTCTGGCAAATTTGATTGGTAATGCGGTAATTCCTTTTTTCTTGTGGCGTACACTCTCCGAAGTGCGCCTGCATATTGATTGGCAGGTGTTCAGGCAGATGTTGGTATATGGCTATCCTATACTTATTATGGGCTTAGGTGGGATGGTCAATGAAAATATTGACAAAATACTTCTCGAGGAATTGCTCCCTCTTAACTTCTATTCTGACATGACGCCAAAAGAAGCTTTAGGTGTTTATGGTGCTTGTTTCAAAATTAGTGTACTGATGACATTAGCAATTCAGGCATTTCGTTATGCTGGTGAGCCATTTTTCTTTTCGCAGGCTGAGAATAAAGAAGCTCCTGAGCTCTTTGCCAAGGTAATGCACTACTTTACACTACTGAGTATATTGATTTTATTAGGAGTTAGCGTAAATCTGGAACTTATCGGTTTTATCTTCCTTCGTAGCCCTGGTTATCTGGATGCACTTTTTGTGGTACCCTTTCTGTTATTTGCCAAGCTACTCTTTGGAGTTTATAATAACCTTACAATCTGGTTCAAACTTACAGACAAGACCAAATATGGTACGTATTTCAGTGTGTTGGGAGCTATCATCACATTGGCGGGAAATATTATTCTTATACCTTATATTGGCTACTTGGGATGTGCAGTAGCAAGCATTGCCTGCTACCTGATCATGTGTATTGTCTGCTATATATATGGGCAAAAGTATTATCCCATTCCCTATAATTTTAAGCCAAGCCTGATGTATACTTTCGTAGCTTTGATGATAGTCTATGGTTCTTTCCAAGTTGATCTCGCTAGCCCATTGCTTGAAAATAGCTTAAATATCACTGTTGTGCTCCTGTTTATGGCTGTGGCTTACTTGATAGAACGAAAAAGGCTTACTTAG
- the yihA gene encoding ribosome biogenesis GTP-binding protein YihA/YsxC — protein sequence MLVKEAEFIKSSSDIKQCPESPLPEYAFIGRSNVGKSSLINMLTGRKKLAKISAKPGKTQLINHFLINKQWHLVDLPGYGWAKVSKSKRADWGDMIQNYLLKRAQLLCLFILIDSRIPPQEIDLSFIAWVGTKQIPFVLVFTKVDKQSINKTQKSIAAFRRALKEEWAELPLMFVTSSTDNTGKDEILEYIDSIRNVV from the coding sequence ATGTTAGTAAAAGAGGCCGAATTTATCAAAAGCTCGTCAGACATCAAGCAGTGCCCGGAGAGCCCTCTGCCGGAATACGCCTTTATTGGGCGTTCTAATGTAGGTAAGTCATCGCTGATCAATATGCTGACGGGCCGGAAAAAGCTGGCTAAAATTTCTGCCAAACCGGGTAAGACCCAACTGATCAATCATTTTCTCATCAATAAGCAATGGCATCTGGTGGATTTGCCCGGCTATGGATGGGCCAAGGTGAGTAAAAGCAAAAGAGCTGACTGGGGTGATATGATACAAAATTATCTGCTAAAGCGTGCTCAACTGCTATGTCTCTTTATCCTGATAGATTCCCGCATACCTCCTCAGGAGATAGACCTGAGCTTTATTGCCTGGGTAGGGACCAAGCAAATCCCTTTCGTACTGGTGTTTACCAAAGTGGATAAGCAATCTATAAACAAGACACAGAAGTCAATTGCTGCTTTTCGCCGGGCTTTAAAGGAAGAATGGGCAGAGCTACCGCTTATGTTTGTTACCTCTTCTACAGATAACACCGGGAAAGATGAAATACTGGAATACATAGACAGCATAAGGAATGTAGTGTAG
- a CDS encoding NADP-dependent isocitrate dehydrogenase, translating into MPDKKKITVAYGDGIGPEIMKATLDILDASGAQIEPEVIEIGEKVFNLGNPAGIAPSAWDSLRETQVFLKAPITTPQGGGFKSLNVTTRTTLGLYANVRPCRSYSPYVATRHNALDMVIIRENEEDLYAGIEHQQTEEVVQSLKLISRPGCEKIIRYAFEYAKAYNRKKVTCFTKDNIMKLADGLFHKTFNKIGEEYPEIEKEHMIIDIGSAILADKPETLDVVVTLNLYGDIISDIAAQIAGSVGLGGSANIGQICAMFEAIHGSAPPIAGKDIANPSGLINAAIMMLVHIGQPDVATNINNAWLRTMEDGIHTADIYRVGSSREIVGTQGFAKAVIKNLGNLPKHLKPAQFEPVKGSKLHQTTPSDPNLKKELVGVDVFLDWKEDKRDPKVLGKRLEEMNGNGLKLDMITNRGVKVYPEGKPETFATDHWRCRFVSSENAVVSHAQILDLLRRVDEARFDFIKTEHLYMFNGKKGFSSAQD; encoded by the coding sequence ATGCCTGACAAGAAAAAAATCACAGTAGCTTATGGCGATGGTATTGGTCCTGAAATCATGAAAGCCACGCTGGATATACTGGATGCCTCTGGAGCACAGATTGAACCGGAGGTCATTGAGATTGGAGAAAAAGTTTTTAACCTGGGCAACCCCGCAGGTATTGCTCCTTCTGCTTGGGACTCACTACGAGAAACACAGGTTTTTCTAAAAGCGCCTATTACTACGCCCCAGGGAGGTGGCTTCAAATCGCTGAACGTCACTACCCGTACTACGCTTGGTTTGTATGCCAATGTGCGCCCCTGTAGGTCTTACAGCCCCTATGTAGCTACCCGGCACAATGCACTGGATATGGTCATCATACGGGAAAATGAAGAAGATTTGTACGCTGGGATTGAGCATCAGCAAACGGAAGAGGTAGTTCAGTCTCTTAAGCTGATCAGCCGCCCGGGCTGTGAAAAAATCATACGCTATGCCTTTGAGTATGCCAAGGCCTATAACCGCAAAAAGGTCACCTGCTTCACCAAAGATAATATTATGAAGCTTGCCGATGGCCTTTTTCACAAAACTTTTAATAAGATTGGCGAAGAGTATCCTGAAATTGAGAAAGAGCATATGATCATTGATATTGGTTCAGCCATCCTGGCCGATAAGCCTGAAACACTGGATGTGGTTGTTACCCTCAACCTCTATGGTGACATTATTTCTGATATTGCTGCCCAGATTGCCGGCTCGGTAGGCTTAGGAGGCTCAGCCAATATCGGGCAAATCTGCGCGATGTTTGAAGCCATCCACGGTTCAGCGCCTCCAATCGCTGGTAAAGACATTGCCAATCCTTCCGGACTTATCAATGCGGCCATCATGATGCTGGTGCACATCGGGCAGCCAGATGTAGCTACCAATATCAACAATGCATGGCTAAGGACGATGGAAGATGGAATACATACCGCTGATATTTATCGAGTGGGTTCCAGCCGAGAGATCGTAGGAACACAGGGCTTTGCCAAAGCAGTCATTAAAAATCTGGGTAACTTACCCAAGCATCTGAAACCTGCACAGTTTGAGCCAGTAAAAGGCAGCAAACTCCATCAGACTACCCCCTCAGATCCCAATCTGAAAAAGGAACTGGTGGGAGTAGATGTATTCCTGGACTGGAAAGAAGACAAGCGCGATCCCAAAGTACTGGGCAAACGGCTGGAGGAGATGAATGGCAATGGCCTCAAGCTGGATATGATCACCAACCGGGGTGTAAAGGTATACCCTGAGGGCAAGCCAGAAACCTTTGCAACTGATCATTGGCGCTGCCGTTTTGTTTCTTCAGAGAATGCTGTAGTGAGCCATGCACAAATCCTTGATCTACTACGTCGCGTAGATGAAGCCCGTTTTGACTTTATCAAAACAGAACACCTTTATATGTTCAATGGCAAAAAAGGATTCTCTTCCGCTCAGGATTAG
- a CDS encoding SprT-like domain-containing protein, producing the protein MSRHVPDTAQAYCLELWLQYPFSLHITPKRLSKLGDYRYHSGKKTHVITLNATLNPYSFLITYLHEIAHLLAFQKHGFRIAPHGKQWKNSFQELMQPMLNEKVFPKEILLPLTKYMLNPKAASGSDHKLSLALQKYDQQDGSMPLAKVQLEQAFQFRNMTFVKEAVRRTRALCRDLKSGKRYLVSEIARVQLIREEIGGE; encoded by the coding sequence ATGAGCCGCCATGTGCCAGACACTGCTCAGGCATACTGCCTGGAACTTTGGCTACAGTATCCTTTTAGCCTGCATATTACTCCGAAGCGTCTTTCTAAGCTGGGGGATTATCGTTATCATAGTGGAAAAAAAACGCATGTCATTACGCTGAATGCTACACTCAATCCCTACTCCTTTTTGATCACTTATTTGCATGAGATTGCTCACTTGCTTGCTTTTCAAAAACATGGATTTAGGATTGCCCCCCACGGTAAACAATGGAAAAACAGTTTTCAGGAATTGATGCAGCCGATGTTGAACGAAAAAGTTTTTCCAAAAGAGATACTCCTGCCACTGACCAAATACATGCTCAATCCCAAAGCGGCCAGCGGATCAGACCATAAGCTGTCCCTGGCATTGCAAAAATACGATCAGCAGGACGGGAGTATGCCACTGGCAAAAGTACAGCTTGAACAAGCTTTTCAGTTCAGGAATATGACTTTTGTAAAAGAGGCCGTGCGCCGTACAAGAGCGCTGTGCCGGGACCTGAAAAGCGGGAAGCGCTATCTGGTATCGGAAATTGCCCGGGTACAGCTGATCAGGGAAGAGATAGGCGGCGAGTGA
- a CDS encoding radical SAM/SPASM domain-containing protein → MKSNLQDSLNFISKLTFRRSTNTLKVLGSYYLSRISGRAKQAGLPISISIEPTTACNLRCPECPSGLRSFSRPTGMLQEEVFRKTIDELKDTLCYLLFYFQGEPYLHPQFLDWVKYAAAQDIYTATSTNAHYLSDENARKTVASGLDRLIISIDGTTQETYEAYRKGGKLEKVIEGTKNIIRWKKELKSPTPHVIFQFLVVGPNEHQIEEVQQLAKALGVDSVGFKTAQIYDYIQGSPLIPQQQKYSRYRKLADGTYAIKNKLLNHCWKMWHSCVITWDGKVVPCCFDKDAHYQLGSMQDKSFREIWRSKAYRQFRQSLLHSRSEIEICKNCTEGTKVWA, encoded by the coding sequence ATGAAGAGCAATCTACAGGACAGCCTTAACTTTATTTCTAAACTTACCTTCAGGCGTAGTACAAACACACTAAAAGTGTTGGGAAGCTACTATCTTTCCCGCATCAGTGGAAGGGCTAAGCAGGCAGGCTTGCCCATCAGTATTTCTATAGAACCAACTACCGCCTGCAATTTACGCTGTCCTGAATGCCCCAGCGGCCTTCGCTCCTTTTCCCGACCTACTGGTATGTTGCAGGAAGAAGTGTTCCGCAAAACCATTGACGAACTCAAAGATACCCTTTGTTACCTGCTTTTTTACTTTCAGGGAGAGCCTTATCTGCATCCGCAGTTTCTGGACTGGGTAAAATACGCGGCAGCTCAGGATATTTATACGGCTACTTCTACCAATGCCCATTACCTTTCTGATGAAAACGCCCGCAAAACGGTAGCATCCGGTCTGGACCGATTGATCATTTCCATTGACGGCACTACCCAGGAAACCTATGAAGCCTATCGCAAAGGAGGTAAGCTGGAAAAGGTAATTGAAGGAACCAAAAATATCATCAGATGGAAAAAGGAGCTCAAGTCTCCTACCCCTCATGTGATTTTTCAGTTTCTGGTGGTGGGGCCTAATGAGCATCAGATAGAGGAGGTGCAGCAACTGGCCAAGGCACTGGGAGTAGACAGCGTGGGCTTCAAAACCGCACAGATTTATGATTATATTCAGGGTTCGCCCCTGATTCCACAACAGCAAAAGTACTCCCGTTATCGCAAACTGGCAGACGGTACCTATGCCATCAAAAATAAGCTACTCAACCACTGCTGGAAGATGTGGCACTCCTGTGTCATCACCTGGGATGGCAAAGTCGTCCCCTGCTGCTTTGACAAAGATGCCCACTATCAGTTGGGCAGTATGCAGGACAAAAGTTTCCGGGAAATATGGCGGAGTAAAGCATACCGACAGTTCAGGCAAAGCCTCTTACATTCCCGCTCTGAAATTGAGATATGTAAAAACTGCACGGAAGGCACTAAAGTCTGGGCATAA
- a CDS encoding enoyl-CoA hydratase/isomerase family protein, translating into MTNFKFLTTTLDKGILTIAINRVDKMNALNKATLEELGEAFQEVYDEKEIKGVIITGEGERAFAAGADIAEIAELNELNGRKFSEIGQEVFALIEKCDKPVIAAVHGFALGGGCELAMACHLRVVSSNAVFGQPEVNLGLIPGFGGTQRLTQLVGKGRALEMMMTADTISAERAMDIGLANFLVKDKKELIEFSLRLMKKILSKAPLAIGMVIDCVNAAFAGDENGYQTEANSFAACCKSSDFEEGTQAFLTKREAHFTGE; encoded by the coding sequence ATGACGAACTTCAAGTTTCTCACTACAACACTCGACAAGGGGATTTTAACCATCGCCATCAATCGGGTTGATAAAATGAACGCTCTGAATAAGGCTACACTAGAAGAATTGGGTGAAGCTTTTCAGGAAGTGTATGATGAAAAAGAAATCAAAGGAGTAATTATTACCGGGGAAGGAGAGAGAGCTTTTGCTGCTGGTGCTGATATTGCAGAGATTGCAGAGCTCAATGAACTTAACGGTAGAAAGTTTTCCGAAATAGGTCAGGAGGTATTTGCGCTTATAGAAAAATGTGATAAGCCGGTGATTGCTGCAGTACATGGTTTTGCTTTGGGTGGTGGCTGTGAGTTGGCTATGGCATGTCATCTTAGAGTGGTTTCCAGCAATGCAGTGTTTGGTCAGCCTGAAGTGAACCTCGGCTTGATCCCTGGTTTTGGAGGTACACAAAGATTAACCCAGTTGGTAGGCAAAGGAAGAGCGTTGGAGATGATGATGACGGCTGACACCATATCTGCCGAAAGAGCCATGGATATAGGTTTGGCTAACTTTTTGGTAAAAGACAAAAAAGAGCTGATAGAATTTTCTCTTCGTTTGATGAAGAAAATCCTGTCCAAAGCCCCGCTGGCAATAGGTATGGTAATTGATTGCGTCAATGCAGCTTTTGCCGGAGACGAAAATGGTTACCAGACAGAGGCCAATAGTTTTGCCGCCTGTTGCAAATCAAGTGATTTTGAAGAAGGAACACAGGCTTTTCTTACCAAGCGCGAAGCGCACTTCACCGGAGAGTAA
- a CDS encoding N-acetylglucosamine kinase, whose protein sequence is MILIADSGSTKTDWRVIDEAGKISQAKTVGLNPYLETKEKIAAVLREELYPQLNTSIHEVHFYGAGCTTPSACALISEAIKTVFQEVKVAVNSDLLGAARALCGTEAGIACILGTGSNTCLYDGKEIIDNIPPMGYIIGDEGSGSNIGKELINRYFRRELPPGIKEKLEKRFDMSKESVLENVMRQPYPNRYMAGFAKFVFQNLKEPYLMQMVYSILANFFDKTIAHYDNYQQYKIHFTGSIAFYFGNLLRQVANDKGLRVFNILESPIAGLTLYHQEILKS, encoded by the coding sequence ATGATACTAATTGCAGATAGTGGCTCTACCAAAACCGATTGGCGCGTGATTGACGAGGCAGGTAAAATAAGCCAGGCCAAAACAGTAGGGCTCAATCCTTATCTGGAAACCAAAGAGAAAATTGCAGCGGTGCTAAGGGAAGAACTCTATCCTCAGCTCAATACTTCTATCCATGAAGTCCATTTTTATGGCGCAGGCTGCACCACTCCATCTGCCTGTGCTTTGATCAGTGAGGCAATCAAAACAGTTTTTCAGGAAGTGAAAGTGGCTGTAAATAGCGATCTGCTTGGTGCGGCAAGAGCGTTGTGTGGGACTGAAGCAGGCATCGCCTGTATTCTGGGGACAGGTTCTAATACCTGCCTCTATGACGGAAAAGAGATCATAGACAATATTCCGCCCATGGGCTACATCATAGGCGATGAAGGAAGCGGCTCTAATATCGGGAAAGAGTTGATCAACCGATATTTCAGACGTGAACTACCGCCTGGGATCAAAGAGAAACTGGAGAAGCGTTTTGATATGAGCAAAGAATCGGTGCTGGAAAATGTGATGCGCCAGCCTTATCCTAACCGCTACATGGCAGGCTTTGCTAAGTTTGTATTTCAGAATCTGAAAGAGCCTTACCTGATGCAGATGGTTTACAGTATTCTGGCAAATTTCTTTGACAAAACCATCGCCCATTACGACAATTACCAGCAGTACAAAATACATTTTACCGGCTCTATCGCGTTTTACTTTGGCAACCTACTTCGGCAGGTAGCCAATGACAAAGGGTTGAGGGTGTTTAACATATTAGAAAGCCCCATCGCCGGATTAACATTATATCACCAAGAAATTTTAAAATCATGA